One region of Kwoniella pini CBS 10737 chromosome 6, complete sequence genomic DNA includes:
- a CDS encoding acetate kinase — protein MTYLLAINCGSSSIKGKLFGIPKSKSDPLEPQSALEVVNIGSKDEKVQIKITWEEGKGDNLTEQGKNGDEVDYESLIPFLLDHLTSSANNLKKEDIKYVTHRIVHGGAHTKGITVTKEHEEALEEMDKLSEFAPLHNHHAVVAVRSVLDALPHHTSLMVFDTLFHSTIPEEVYTYALPPPDREQVMPLRKYGFHGLSYASIVQSMAQKLGKKEGEVNIIVAHLGSGASACCIKGGQSIDTTMGLTPLEGLIGGTRSGTVDPTAIFHLTANPAEGVDFKDYTVSKAEILLNKKSGLAALAGTTNFGTIISRLSPSNCSKEEHEKAVLAYKVYIDRLLNYVSQYLFKLLSQLPLDQIDGIVFSGGIGEKGSKLREDALAKFNWLGAEVDKSKNDGKHTGTVTEITTERSKLKGWVVETDEEGWSAKLARDEFGF, from the exons ATGACCTATCTTTTGGCGATAAATTGCGGATCATCCTCCATAAAAGGTAAACTATTTGGAATACCAAAATCGAAATCGGATCCATTAGAACCTCAATCTGCCTTGGAAGTCGTCAATATTGgatcaaaagatgaaaaggtgcagatcaaaattacttgggaagaaggtaaaggtgataatTTGACCGAACAAGGTAAAAATGGGGATGAAGTAGATT ATGAATCACTTATTCCATTCTTACTTGATCATTTGACTTCCTCGGCGAAcaacttgaagaaggaagatatCAAATATGTCACTCATAGAAT TGTACATGGCGGAGCTCATACGAAGGGAATTACAGTAACGAAAGAGCATGAAGAGGCTTTAGAAGAGATGGATAAGCTATCAGAATTTGCTCCCTTACAC AATCACCATGCTGTAGTAGCTGTACGATCGGTACTCGATGCTCTACCTCATCATACATCCCTAATGGTTTTCGATACTTTATTTCAC TCTACAATACCTGAAGAAGTATACACCTATGCCCTGCCCCCACCGGATCGAGAGCAAGTCATGCCTCTTAGAAAA TACGGATTTCACGGTTTATCCTACGCTTCCATCGTTCAATCAATGGCGCAAAAATTGGGTAAGAAGGAGGGAGAAGTGAACATCATAGTAGCTCATCTTGGCAGTGGAGCTTCGGCATGTTGTATCAAAGGTGGTCAATCGATAGACACCA CTATGGGTCTCACACCTCTTGAAGGTTTGATCGGCGGAACTCGTTCGGGAACAGTCGACCCAACGGCTATCTTTCATTTGACCGCTAATCCCGCCGAAGGAGTGGATTTCAAAGATTATACGGTGTCCAAGGCTGAGATTTTGTTAAACAA GAAATCCGGTTTAGCAGCATTAGCAGGAACAACTAATTTCGGTACTATCATTTCTCGATTATCGCCCTCGAATTGCAGTAAAGAAGAACATGAGAAAGCTGTACTAGCATACAAAGTGTACATTGACAGATTGCTGAATTACGTCTCCCAGTACCTGTTCAAGTTGTTATCGCAATTACCCTTGGACCAAATCGATGGTATCGTATTTTCAGGAGGAATAGGAGAGAAAGGATCGAAACTACGTGAAGACGCTTTGGCGAAATTCAACTGGCTTGGTGCAGAAGTAGATAAGAGTAAAAATGATGGAAAACATACAGGTACAGTAACGGAGATCACTACTGAGAGGAGTAAATTGAAAGGATGGGTTGTTGAGACGGATGAAGAGGGTTGGAGTGCCAAATTGGCAAGAGATGAATTCGGGTTTTAG
- a CDS encoding chaperone DnaK, translating into MAYPRRTIRPTRRTTSSSLMSKITLFAFVLIAVICFLPVGHQVRAEDKEVDVGTVIGIDLGTTYSCVAVHKGGKVEIIANDQGNRITPSWVAFTEEERLIGDAAKNQASNNPENTVFDAKRLIGRTADDSDVKRDQKHWPFKIVNKGGKPMIAVNHKGDLKEFTPEEISAMVLTKMKETAEAYLGHKVTHAVVTVPAYFNDAQRSATKDAGTIAGLTVLRIVNEPTAAAIAYGLDRTGKAESQIIVYDLGGGTFDVSLLSIEDGVFEVLATAGDTHLGGEDFDNRVIDYLVKQYKRKTDVDVSKNKRAMGKLKREVEKAKRTLSSQMSTKIEIEAFEGGNDFAETLTRAKFEELNMDLFRKTMKPVEQVLKDAGVKKDEIDDIVLVGGSTRIPKVQQLLKEYFNGKEPSKGINPDEAVAYGAAVQGGILSGEEGSSGVLLIDVCPLTLGIETTGGVMTKLIGRNSVVPTKKSQIFSTAVDNQPTVRIQVYEGERSMTKDNNVLGEFDLNDIPPAPRGVPQIEVTFEIDANGILKVSASDKGTGKSKSITITNDQRRLSPEDIERMVQEAEEFADEDAAVKKKIESQNALQNFVYSMKSQVADKEGLGGKLDEDDKETILAALKEKTEWLEENPAAEAEDYEEQLSELQAAVAPITAKLYGGAGGSSYDDDQQPFSHDEL; encoded by the exons ATGGCTTACCCACGAAGAACAATTCGTCCAACGAGACGAACaacctcttcatctttaatGTCTAAAATCACTTTATTCGCTTTCGTCCTTATTGCTGTGATTTGTTTCTTACCTGTCGGACATCAAGTCAGAgcagaagataaagaagtaGATGTCGGAACTGTTATTGGTATTGATTTAGGTACAACTTATTCTTGTGTAGC CGTTCACAAAGGTGGAAAAGTAGAAATCATCGCAAACGACCAAGGAAACCGTATCACACCATCATGGGTGGCATttacagaagaagaacgatTGATAGGTGATGCAGCAAAGAATCAAGCATCGAATAACCCTGAAAACACCGTATTTGACGCTAAACGATTAATCGGTAGAACAGCAGATGACTCAGATGTAAAGAGGGATCAAAAACATTGGCCTTTCAAGATTGTCAACAAGGGTGGAAAGCCAATGATCGCAGTTAACCACAAGGGTGATCTTAAGGAATTC ACTCCCGAGGAAATCTCTGCCATGGTTCTTACCAAAATGAAGGAGACTGCTGAGGCTTACCTTGGTCACAAGGTCACTCATGCCGTCGTTACTGTCCCTGCTT ACTTCAACGATGCTCAACGATCTGCTACTAAGGACGCTGGTACTATCGCCGGTCTTACTGTTCTTCGAATTGTCAACGAGCCTACAGCCGCTGCCATTG CCTACGGTCTGGACCGAACCGGTAAAGCCGAATCACAAATCATTGTCTATGATCTCGGAGGTGGTACATTCGATGTCTCCCTTCTTTCCATCGAAGACGGTGTATTCGAAGTATTGGCTACTGCCGGTGACACTCACTTGGGTGGTGAAGATTTCGACAACCGAGTCATCGACTATCTTGTCAAGCAATACAAGAGAAAGACCGATGTTGATGTTAGCAAGAACAAGCGGGCTATGGGTAAATTGAAGAGAGAAGTGGAGAAGGCTAAGAGAACATTGTCCTCCCAAATGAGTACCAAGATTGAGATCGAAGCTTTCGAAGGTGGTAACGATTTCGCCGAAACCCTCACTCGAGCCAAGTTCGAAGAACTCAACATGGATCTTTTCCGAAAGACCATGAAACCTGTAGAACAAGTACTCAAGGACGCCGGTGTCaagaaggatgaaattgatgatatcgtACTTGTCGGTGGTTCTACTAGAATTCCTAAGGTTCAACAACTCCTCAAAGAATACTTCAACGGTAAAGAACCTTCCAAGGGTATCAACCCTGATGAAGCTGTTGCCTATGGTGCCGCTGTTCAAGGTGGTATCCTCTCcggtgaagaaggtagcAGTGGTGTCCTTTTGATCGATGTCTGCCCATTGACTCTTGGTATTGAGACCACTGGTGGTGTCATGACCAAACTCATTGGCCGAAACTCTGTTGTACCTACAAAGAAATCTCAAATCTTCTCCACTGCTGTCGACAACCAACCCACCGTGCGAATCCAAGTTTACGAAGGTGAACGATCAATGACGAAGGACAACAACGTTCTCGGAGAGTTCGACTTGAACGATATCCCACCTGCCCCTCGAGGTGTACCGCAAATCGAGGTAACTTTCGAGATCGATGCCAATGGTATCCTCAAGGTATCTGCTTCTGACAAAGGAACTGGTAAATCCAAGTCTATTACTATTACCAACGATCAACGAAGATTGTCACCTGAAGACATTGAACGAATGGTACAAGAAGCTGAGGAATTCGCCGATGAGGACGCCGCTGttaagaagaagatcgaATCTCAAAATGCCCTTCAAAACTTCGTTTACTCTATGAAGTCCCAAGTCGCCGATAAGGAGGGTCTTGGCGGTAAGctcgatgaagatgacaaGGAGACCATTCTCGCCGCTCTCAAGGAGAAGACTGAATGGCTCGAGGAGAACCCTGCcgctgaagctgaagattACGAGGAACAATTGTCTGAACTTCAAGCAGCTGTTGCCCCTATCACCGCTAAATTATATGGTGGTGCTGGTGGTTCTtcatatgatgatgatcaacaACCTTTCAGTCACGACGAGCTTTAA